In Sphingobacterium zeae, one genomic interval encodes:
- a CDS encoding GNAT family N-acetyltransferase gives MITLLQFEKSDFPLFKSWIGSARELLQFAGPYFSFPLTDQQLEKYIRDPKRQIFKITDTATKEIIGHCELNFERHTPRLCRILIAKSSKRNRGYGKSTVNALLKLLFIDGNYDTADLNVYEWNSSAIRCYEGVGFRINENISSEVSIEDETWKSLNMQICKSEWKTNR, from the coding sequence ATGATAACACTCCTTCAATTCGAAAAGTCAGATTTCCCACTATTTAAATCGTGGATTGGATCAGCAAGGGAACTATTGCAGTTTGCAGGGCCTTATTTTTCTTTTCCGCTTACCGACCAGCAACTTGAAAAATACATTAGAGATCCAAAGCGACAAATCTTTAAGATAACTGATACAGCAACTAAAGAAATTATTGGACATTGTGAATTAAACTTCGAGCGGCACACCCCAAGACTTTGCCGTATTTTAATTGCAAAAAGCTCCAAACGGAATAGAGGCTATGGCAAAAGCACTGTAAATGCACTCCTTAAGCTACTTTTTATAGACGGCAACTATGACACAGCTGATCTGAATGTCTATGAATGGAATTCCAGCGCGATTCGATGCTATGAAGGAGTAGGTTTTCGGATCAACGAAAACATTAGTTCGGAAGTATCAATTGAGGATGAAACCTGGAAAAGCCTCAACATGCAGATTTGTAAATCTGAATGGAAAACG
- a CDS encoding SRPBCC family protein: MPQLILNTMIDAPLSVVFDLSRSIDLHKYSAKKTGEEAIGGVTTGLMEMGQQVRWRARHLGVRQTLTVRITAMERPYFFEDKMIHGIFCFMEHQHFFEEVEHGKIIMRDIFNFEAPFGVLGRLAECLFLTRYMRRFLEERNQVIKEVAESGRYIAYIPDELFY, from the coding sequence ATGCCGCAGCTTATTTTAAATACCATGATAGACGCTCCTTTATCTGTCGTTTTCGACTTGTCACGTAGTATTGATCTGCATAAGTATTCTGCAAAGAAAACTGGAGAGGAGGCAATCGGAGGGGTGACGACTGGCTTGATGGAGATGGGACAGCAGGTTCGGTGGCGTGCAAGACATCTCGGGGTCAGACAAACCTTAACTGTGCGGATAACTGCTATGGAAAGGCCTTATTTTTTTGAAGATAAAATGATCCACGGGATCTTTTGTTTCATGGAGCATCAGCATTTCTTCGAAGAAGTTGAACATGGAAAAATAATTATGCGCGATATTTTTAATTTCGAGGCACCGTTTGGGGTTTTGGGAAGACTTGCAGAATGTCTTTTTTTAACACGTTATATGCGACGCTTTCTTGAGGAGCGCAATCAGGTAATCAAAGAAGTTGCTGAATCAGGTCGTTATATAGCCTATATTCCAGACGAGCTTTTTTACTAG
- a CDS encoding RrF2 family transcriptional regulator, translating to MGIFSKTCEYGIRAVFFIAQSSQENKRVGIKEIAESIHSPEAFLGKILQNLSRAGIIRSMKGPGGGFYLDHGDMSTPLSEVVKAIDGESLFVGCGMGLEFCSEQYPCPLHHEFKTIRNNLSEMLQKTTVGQFNDELIKGKILLTKMHIHPKKT from the coding sequence ATGGGCATTTTTTCTAAAACTTGTGAATATGGAATACGGGCAGTTTTTTTTATCGCTCAAAGCTCTCAGGAGAATAAGCGTGTTGGCATAAAAGAAATAGCTGAAAGCATTCATTCTCCGGAAGCTTTTCTAGGTAAGATATTACAGAATCTAAGCAGAGCCGGTATTATTCGCTCCATGAAAGGACCTGGTGGTGGATTCTACCTCGACCATGGAGATATGTCTACACCACTGTCTGAAGTCGTTAAAGCTATCGATGGTGAAAGCCTTTTTGTTGGCTGCGGCATGGGACTTGAATTTTGTTCCGAACAGTATCCTTGCCCCCTACACCACGAGTTCAAGACCATACGCAATAACCTTTCGGAAATGCTTCAAAAAACGACCGTTGGCCAATTTAATGATGAGCTTATTAAAGGAAAAATTCTATTGACTAAAATGCATATCCATCCGAAAAAAACATAA
- the hmpA gene encoding NO-inducible flavohemoprotein produces MITEAQKELVKSTVPVLKEHGIALTSYFYKRMFRHNPELRHIFNMGNQENTRQQTALANAVLAYAEHIENPMVLLSAVKHIGQKHSSLNIRPEHYQLVGKHLLASIQEVLGDAATKELIEAWKVAYFQLADLMIGMEKDLYDQMIIKDGGWTGWKPFTIVKMVYETSEIQSIYLKPTDGGPVPKHEAGQYVSVRVFLPELQLYQPRQYSLSDASNGEYLRISVKREVPEGKPEGMVSNFLHQYLEVGKQLELTAPTGSFLLMENEKPHVFISGGVGQTPLIAMLEQLADKKKSTPVTWIHGCRNPHFHAFKERIKTLESQQQHMITFSFYDEAVDVGTNVIEGWVDLAKIDAAHLPQEANYYLCGPSGFIKKHFQYLTTQGVDIDNIHFEEFGPASLPLN; encoded by the coding sequence ATGATTACTGAAGCACAAAAAGAATTAGTAAAGAGTACTGTTCCTGTTTTAAAAGAACATGGTATAGCGCTTACCAGTTATTTTTACAAACGTATGTTCAGGCATAATCCCGAGCTTAGACATATTTTCAATATGGGAAACCAAGAAAATACGAGACAACAAACGGCGTTGGCTAACGCCGTGTTGGCCTATGCAGAGCATATCGAAAACCCTATGGTTCTTCTATCTGCAGTAAAGCATATTGGACAAAAACACAGTAGCCTAAATATTCGCCCCGAGCATTATCAGCTTGTTGGTAAGCATCTATTGGCTTCTATACAGGAAGTATTGGGTGATGCTGCGACAAAGGAACTTATTGAAGCCTGGAAAGTTGCCTATTTCCAATTAGCAGACTTGATGATCGGAATGGAAAAGGATCTGTACGATCAAATGATTATAAAAGATGGTGGATGGACAGGCTGGAAACCATTTACGATTGTAAAAATGGTTTATGAGACTTCCGAGATCCAATCTATTTATCTCAAACCGACGGATGGTGGCCCCGTCCCGAAACATGAGGCAGGCCAGTACGTCAGTGTACGCGTGTTTCTTCCTGAATTACAGCTCTACCAACCAAGACAATATAGTCTTTCAGACGCTAGCAATGGCGAGTATCTTCGGATTTCTGTGAAACGAGAAGTTCCTGAAGGAAAGCCCGAGGGTATGGTGAGCAATTTTTTACACCAATACTTGGAGGTGGGCAAACAACTAGAACTCACAGCGCCAACAGGTTCTTTTCTGCTAATGGAGAATGAAAAACCGCATGTGTTTATTAGTGGCGGTGTCGGCCAGACTCCATTAATTGCCATGCTGGAACAGTTGGCTGACAAGAAAAAATCGACACCTGTAACCTGGATCCACGGTTGTAGAAATCCGCATTTTCACGCATTTAAAGAAAGGATAAAAACATTGGAAAGCCAGCAGCAGCATATGATTACTTTTTCTTTCTACGATGAGGCAGTAGATGTAGGTACGAACGTAATCGAGGGCTGGGTCGATCTGGCTAAGATAGACGCCGCTCATCTTCCACAGGAAGCAAACTATTACCTTTGTGGCCCATCTGGCTTTATTAAAAAACACTTTCAATATTTAACCACTCAGGGTGTTGATATTGACAACATACATTTCGAGGAATTTGGCCCGGCATCTTTGCCATTAAATTAA
- a CDS encoding DUF4846 domain-containing protein → MRPLSILIPLFSCQIFLGCGQPNITASKTQAIDSASKEAIRTNGNQFIDPNGMTVRSRFLLPEGFKRLQYKADAFGNFLENLPLYPIDREVHYYNGKIKPRQNIYNSVVKLDIGKRDLHQCADAVMRLRADYLYGQKRYKDIKFNFLSDGKPRAYTNYAKGDYSYPTYWKYLEYIFAYANTASLHDELHHVKTTQEVKIGDTFIQKGSPIGHAVIVVDLAKDNSGKTIVLLAQSYMPAQDIQILNNWNDSKLSPWYDIDQDLIKTPEWTFYPKNLKTWE, encoded by the coding sequence ATGAGACCACTATCTATACTCATTCCCTTATTCTCTTGTCAGATTTTCCTAGGTTGTGGACAGCCCAATATCACTGCGTCGAAAACACAAGCTATCGATTCAGCATCCAAGGAAGCTATACGGACTAACGGAAATCAATTTATTGACCCCAATGGAATGACGGTCAGATCACGTTTTTTATTACCAGAAGGATTCAAAAGGTTGCAATACAAAGCTGATGCATTTGGAAATTTCCTTGAAAATCTTCCACTTTACCCTATCGATCGGGAGGTACATTATTACAATGGAAAGATTAAACCTAGACAAAATATCTACAATAGTGTTGTAAAACTGGACATAGGAAAACGAGATTTACATCAGTGTGCCGATGCAGTCATGCGGCTCCGGGCGGATTATTTATACGGACAAAAGCGCTATAAGGATATAAAATTCAACTTTCTCTCTGATGGCAAACCCCGAGCCTATACAAACTACGCAAAGGGAGACTACTCCTACCCAACCTATTGGAAGTACTTGGAGTACATCTTCGCCTACGCTAATACCGCTTCACTACACGACGAACTTCATCATGTAAAGACTACCCAAGAAGTTAAAATTGGAGACACTTTCATTCAAAAAGGGTCGCCCATTGGCCATGCAGTTATCGTTGTTGATCTGGCCAAGGATAATAGTGGGAAGACAATTGTGCTGCTCGCCCAAAGCTACATGCCAGCTCAAGATATACAAATTTTAAACAATTGGAACGATAGCAAACTCAGTCCCTGGTATGATATAGATCAAGACCTGATAAAAACTCCTGAATGGACATTTTATCCGAAAAACCTAAAAACCTGGGAATAG
- a CDS encoding glycosyltransferase, translating into MSEKQIFQTSSKKRWYAFSWMSRALVIGLIIGVIGVVYTLGKIQIPPFPTINTNTPLTEKSTARLKKSKRFKEFTILKSELEKIKHDRDLKHLKHIGSKSRINMGFYVSSWSNEVREQSLSDLRRNIGHLDMVAMESFFTVPNQDTVVDKADTAALKVIHQYKRKAIAQISNFSGNDFDGQTVKAILVDPDKQQRFIDDILLKVKRNGFAGINIDFENLQLDDHQPLNDFMAHIYTVFHTEGLLVTQDISPENDDYDPIALQKYNDYIILMAYDQHSIESNAGAISHQAWVEKNLDELCSKVDADKVILALACYGYDWPKGSVGQTLTYDNAVILAHNYNAKIAFDPESANLSFNYTDGGGMYHDVYFTDAATYFNLIREADDWGLAGIALWRLGSEDARLWSFISRSLSQESLKKDPFDFGKIQHILVGGIQYIGDGEILDLVNSPAPGEVKFTYDPLTLMIQDQVYVKTPSNYVIKRFGERDKTVVLTFDDGPDPTYTPQVLDILKKERVPGAFFLVGVMAEKNMDLVRREYQEGHEIGNHTFFHPDMSTIGPNRVKFELNATRKIIECITGHSTILFRAPFNADAEPQTVAEILPVAQSRKENYINIGEYIDPNDWLPGRTADEVYNEVIKQRDNGNIILLHDAGGNREATIAALPRIIHYFKSHGYKFATIGDLMGKKRDELMPPVENASDSGFSGSSNRLFLGTLFYGNIFLNLVFSIAIVLAIFRTAMIAYLAIRQKQKSKKEQSQLVVDPREKVSVIIPAYNEEITVLATIKSLLNLDYPDYELVFVDDGSKDKTFELVSKVYGDHPKVRLFTKQNGGKASALNYGIQQSQAQFVLCIDADTQLKTDALKQLMKYFNKGQVAAVAGSVKVGNVHNILTHWQSIEYITSQNMDRRAFDLLNMISVVPGAIGAFRKSAVLEVGGFTTDTLAEDCDLTMRILKAGYIVRNASEAIAYTEAPDTVGMLFKQRFRWSFGVLQSFWKNKQTLLNPRYGYFGMVGMPNILIFQIILPLFAPLADIFMLFSLVSGLFSLSEVNGISWTGIAGLFSLHTGFGQVMFYYFLFVVVDIFFAAIAFKLEGEKLVSLIYLFPQRFFWRQLMYFVLFKSVRKAIKGELNTWGTLKRTGGVKQVTASE; encoded by the coding sequence ATGTCAGAAAAACAGATTTTTCAGACGTCAAGCAAAAAGCGCTGGTACGCTTTTTCATGGATGAGCAGGGCATTGGTAATTGGTTTGATCATTGGTGTTATCGGTGTCGTTTATACATTGGGTAAGATCCAGATTCCTCCGTTTCCAACAATTAATACCAACACGCCGTTGACTGAAAAGTCTACTGCAAGATTAAAGAAATCAAAGCGATTCAAGGAATTTACCATTCTAAAATCCGAATTGGAGAAGATCAAACACGATCGTGATCTCAAGCATCTAAAACATATTGGCTCAAAAAGTAGGATCAATATGGGATTTTACGTCAGTTCCTGGTCAAACGAAGTCCGTGAGCAGTCCCTATCTGATTTACGGCGCAACATCGGTCATTTGGATATGGTCGCCATGGAGTCATTTTTTACAGTACCCAATCAGGATACGGTGGTAGATAAAGCAGATACTGCCGCGCTTAAGGTTATTCATCAGTATAAGCGTAAAGCTATCGCACAGATTTCAAATTTCAGTGGTAATGATTTTGACGGGCAAACCGTAAAAGCAATCTTAGTGGATCCAGATAAACAACAACGTTTTATAGACGACATCCTTCTTAAAGTGAAGCGCAATGGTTTTGCAGGCATAAATATCGACTTTGAGAATTTACAGTTGGATGACCACCAGCCATTAAACGATTTTATGGCCCATATCTATACCGTATTTCATACGGAGGGCCTGCTTGTCACGCAAGATATTTCGCCCGAAAATGATGATTACGACCCGATTGCCTTGCAGAAATATAATGATTACATTATCTTAATGGCCTATGATCAGCATTCTATTGAAAGTAATGCAGGCGCTATCTCCCATCAGGCATGGGTCGAAAAAAATCTCGATGAGCTCTGCAGTAAGGTCGACGCGGACAAGGTAATTTTGGCGTTGGCATGTTATGGCTATGATTGGCCTAAAGGTAGTGTTGGACAGACATTGACTTATGATAATGCCGTCATTTTGGCGCATAATTACAATGCCAAGATTGCTTTTGATCCCGAATCGGCAAATCTAAGTTTTAATTATACCGACGGAGGAGGAATGTACCACGATGTTTACTTCACAGATGCAGCAACCTATTTTAATCTTATCCGTGAAGCTGATGACTGGGGATTAGCCGGTATTGCTCTTTGGCGTTTGGGTAGTGAAGATGCCCGATTATGGTCTTTTATTTCAAGATCATTAAGTCAAGAAAGCTTAAAGAAAGATCCATTTGACTTTGGAAAGATACAACACATCCTTGTTGGAGGGATTCAATATATTGGCGATGGGGAAATTTTGGATTTGGTGAATAGTCCCGCCCCCGGGGAAGTTAAATTTACTTACGATCCACTGACGCTAATGATTCAGGACCAAGTGTATGTAAAAACACCGAGTAATTACGTTATTAAGCGCTTTGGAGAAAGAGACAAGACGGTGGTGCTCACATTCGATGATGGGCCTGATCCAACATACACACCGCAAGTATTGGACATCTTAAAAAAAGAACGTGTTCCGGGAGCTTTCTTTCTTGTGGGTGTGATGGCTGAGAAAAATATGGATCTGGTCCGTCGCGAATACCAGGAGGGACATGAAATCGGTAACCATACTTTTTTTCACCCCGATATGTCCACAATAGGGCCAAATCGTGTTAAGTTTGAGTTGAACGCCACCCGAAAGATCATTGAATGTATAACCGGTCATAGTACAATTCTTTTCAGAGCTCCTTTTAATGCGGATGCCGAACCACAGACGGTGGCCGAAATTCTGCCCGTGGCCCAGAGCCGTAAAGAGAACTATATCAATATTGGCGAATATATCGATCCCAACGATTGGTTACCTGGCCGTACAGCAGATGAAGTCTATAATGAAGTCATCAAACAACGCGATAATGGAAACATTATCCTATTACATGATGCTGGAGGCAATCGAGAAGCGACCATAGCCGCCTTGCCACGTATTATTCATTATTTTAAATCTCATGGATATAAATTTGCAACGATTGGTGATTTAATGGGCAAAAAACGAGATGAATTGATGCCACCTGTTGAAAATGCTTCCGATTCGGGATTTAGTGGATCTTCCAACCGCTTGTTCTTAGGAACCTTGTTTTATGGTAACATCTTCTTGAATCTGGTTTTTTCCATTGCCATTGTATTGGCAATTTTTAGAACAGCAATGATTGCTTATTTGGCAATCCGGCAAAAACAAAAAAGTAAAAAAGAGCAATCTCAATTGGTTGTGGATCCTCGGGAGAAGGTAAGTGTGATCATTCCTGCCTATAATGAGGAAATAACCGTACTGGCTACGATAAAAAGTCTTTTGAATTTGGATTATCCAGATTATGAATTGGTTTTTGTGGATGACGGATCGAAAGACAAAACGTTTGAGCTGGTTAGTAAGGTGTATGGCGACCATCCTAAAGTACGGCTGTTTACCAAACAAAATGGGGGCAAAGCTTCTGCGCTTAACTATGGTATCCAACAATCCCAAGCGCAGTTTGTACTCTGCATCGATGCCGATACGCAACTAAAGACAGATGCATTAAAACAATTGATGAAGTATTTTAATAAGGGCCAGGTTGCAGCGGTTGCCGGAAGTGTGAAGGTCGGTAATGTACATAATATTTTGACGCATTGGCAATCGATCGAGTACATCACCTCACAGAATATGGATCGACGAGCGTTTGATCTGCTCAATATGATATCGGTAGTGCCCGGAGCAATTGGCGCCTTTCGTAAATCCGCTGTTTTGGAGGTGGGTGGATTTACAACCGATACCCTGGCGGAAGATTGCGATTTAACCATGCGTATATTAAAAGCCGGTTATATCGTTCGGAATGCATCAGAAGCAATTGCGTATACCGAAGCGCCAGATACGGTTGGCATGCTCTTTAAGCAAAGATTCCGCTGGAGTTTTGGTGTATTGCAAAGTTTTTGGAAGAATAAACAGACCTTATTAAATCCTAGATACGGCTATTTTGGTATGGTTGGAATGCCCAATATTCTGATCTTTCAGATCATACTACCGCTATTTGCGCCTTTGGCGGATATATTTATGTTGTTCTCCTTGGTGAGCGGTCTTTTCTCCCTAAGTGAGGTAAATGGTATCAGCTGGACAGGAATTGCAGGACTGTTTTCATTGCATACCGGTTTTGGTCAGGTGATGTTCTATTACTTCCTTTTTGTGGTCGTCGATATTTTCTTTGCGGCTATTGCGTTTAAGTTGGAAGGCGAAAAGCTCGTCAGTTTAATTTATTTGTTTCCACAACGTTTTTTCTGGCGCCAACTGATGTATTTCGTTTTATTCAAGTCGGTCAGAAAAGCCATTAAAGGAGAATTAAATACATGGGGTACTTTGAAACGAACTGGAGGCGTGAAGCAGGTCACAGCAAGTGAATAG
- a CDS encoding NAD(P)H-hydrate dehydratase has product MKILSAQQMRSVDGETLKDQGVNSLDLMERAATGVFEEVKRLHPKVECETFYIFCGKGNNGGDGLVLARLLSQEQAVVEVYLIDVEEYSADNLANQKRLSNQVIQKINPEEQVVIPSSAIVLDCLFGYGLNTVLTAEWNGIISSINGCGARIYSVDMPSGLLADKNTPPEALVVRADLVFTFQAPKLALLLPENQWYVKDFKVLDINLSRLAIDETETNLFYVDQLLVAAFYRKRRKFDHKGTFGHTLIIGGSKGKMGAVQLALRAALRAGCGLATAYVPASGNTILQTAVPEAMILTDPETDFISQIPNITSYQSIGIGIGMGTTQYTIDALKVFISTKSNTPLVLDADALNILARDPDLWAFVPAESILTPHPKELSRILGPWKDDFEKMEMVKAFALKHQFYMLVKGANSMMVMPDGTLYFNSTGNVGMATGGSGDILTGIITALLGQGYSSKQALIMGVYIHGRAADIAVEKIGVYSLLPSDTINYLSSALIAIEQEYDGLVH; this is encoded by the coding sequence ATGAAGATACTATCCGCTCAGCAAATGAGGAGTGTTGATGGCGAAACTTTAAAGGATCAAGGTGTCAACAGCCTGGATCTTATGGAGCGTGCCGCAACTGGTGTTTTTGAGGAAGTTAAAAGACTTCATCCCAAGGTGGAGTGTGAAACTTTTTACATTTTTTGTGGCAAAGGGAACAATGGTGGTGATGGTCTGGTGCTTGCTCGCTTATTGAGTCAAGAGCAGGCAGTGGTAGAGGTCTATCTCATCGATGTGGAGGAGTATTCCGCTGACAATCTTGCTAATCAAAAGCGTTTGTCCAACCAGGTAATCCAAAAGATCAATCCCGAAGAGCAGGTGGTTATTCCTAGCAGTGCAATCGTATTGGATTGCCTTTTTGGTTACGGGTTAAATACAGTACTCACAGCAGAATGGAACGGTATTATTTCTAGTATAAATGGATGCGGTGCAAGAATCTACTCTGTGGATATGCCTTCTGGGCTTCTCGCGGATAAAAATACACCACCTGAAGCTCTAGTTGTTAGGGCAGACTTGGTGTTTACTTTTCAGGCGCCCAAGCTCGCCCTACTACTGCCAGAAAACCAATGGTATGTCAAAGACTTTAAGGTGTTGGATATCAATCTCAGTCGGCTGGCCATTGACGAAACAGAAACTAATCTCTTTTATGTTGATCAGCTCCTTGTCGCCGCTTTTTATCGAAAGCGACGGAAATTTGATCATAAAGGGACATTTGGTCATACGTTGATTATTGGCGGGAGTAAGGGTAAAATGGGAGCTGTGCAGCTTGCACTACGGGCAGCTCTTCGCGCCGGATGCGGTTTAGCCACAGCATATGTTCCCGCCTCTGGCAATACGATCTTACAGACTGCTGTGCCCGAAGCAATGATCTTGACAGATCCTGAAACGGATTTTATTAGCCAAATCCCCAACATCACGAGTTATCAGTCTATTGGTATCGGTATTGGTATGGGTACAACGCAATATACTATTGATGCCTTAAAGGTATTTATTTCTACTAAAAGTAATACCCCGTTGGTATTAGATGCCGATGCATTGAATATTCTTGCTCGAGATCCTGATCTATGGGCATTTGTACCGGCAGAGAGTATATTGACTCCACATCCAAAAGAGCTTAGTCGAATATTAGGTCCTTGGAAGGATGATTTTGAAAAGATGGAAATGGTGAAAGCTTTCGCCCTCAAACACCAGTTTTATATGCTGGTTAAGGGGGCCAATAGCATGATGGTTATGCCCGATGGGACACTCTATTTCAACAGTACAGGGAATGTTGGAATGGCGACGGGTGGCAGTGGCGATATCCTGACTGGTATTATTACAGCGCTTCTAGGACAGGGGTATTCTTCCAAACAAGCTCTTATTATGGGAGTGTATATCCATGGACGTGCAGCAGATATTGCGGTAGAGAAGATTGGAGTCTATTCCTTGTTGCCTTCCGATACAATCAACTATCTTTCCAGTGCACTGATTGCAATAGAACAGGAGTATGATGGATTGGTACATTGA
- a CDS encoding GNAT family N-acetyltransferase: MMDWYIEQVFAARTWKLRKEVFSPGGKLGEVMLDGDFEGTHFAAYDGNDVVGVLSLISLGDNYKIHFLAVAPHVRMKGIGTALLGYATRFISTFNGRVVLAEALLDQQHFWKKNGFDAGKQNDTTVTYSLALR, translated from the coding sequence ATGATGGATTGGTACATTGAACAAGTTTTTGCTGCCCGAACTTGGAAACTGCGAAAAGAAGTCTTTTCTCCGGGTGGGAAGCTTGGAGAAGTGATGCTAGATGGTGATTTTGAGGGCACGCATTTTGCAGCCTACGATGGAAATGATGTCGTTGGTGTTCTCAGCCTAATTTCTCTCGGTGATAACTACAAGATCCATTTTCTTGCCGTTGCTCCACATGTTAGAATGAAGGGGATAGGCACGGCATTATTAGGCTATGCTACACGATTTATATCTACATTTAACGGTAGAGTTGTGCTAGCCGAAGCCCTTCTTGATCAACAGCACTTTTGGAAAAAGAACGGTTTTGATGCGGGAAAGCAAAACGATACCACCGTCACCTATTCATTAGCGCTAAGGTAA
- a CDS encoding sugar O-acetyltransferase: MKSPKEKMIAGLPYLDSDGQLFKDRQYAKEELKRFNDSEPKQIKFRKQIIQKLFHATGHRFFLEPPFRCDYGYNITIGENFYSNYNCTILDCAPVTIGDNVLFGPNVSLFTAGHPIHFEARNQGWEFALPIVIEDNVWIGGHVVINPGVRIGTNSVIGSGSVVTKDIPSNVIAAGNPCRILRPITESDRIDYVES; this comes from the coding sequence ATGAAATCACCAAAAGAGAAAATGATTGCTGGCCTTCCCTACCTTGATTCGGATGGACAGTTATTTAAAGATAGGCAATACGCCAAAGAAGAGCTTAAGCGATTTAACGATTCGGAACCTAAACAAATTAAATTTAGAAAACAGATTATTCAGAAACTATTTCACGCAACAGGACATCGTTTTTTTCTAGAGCCTCCCTTTCGTTGTGACTACGGCTATAACATTACCATTGGTGAAAACTTCTACAGCAATTATAATTGCACTATTTTAGACTGTGCTCCAGTTACTATCGGCGATAACGTACTGTTTGGACCTAATGTGAGCCTATTCACCGCTGGTCACCCCATTCATTTTGAAGCAAGAAATCAAGGCTGGGAATTTGCGCTGCCAATCGTTATCGAAGATAATGTATGGATAGGTGGACATGTTGTTATCAATCCCGGCGTGCGGATCGGAACAAATTCGGTGATTGGCTCCGGATCAGTCGTTACTAAAGATATTCCATCAAACGTCATAGCGGCTGGCAATCCTTGCCGGATCCTTCGCCCGATAACTGAATCGGATCGAATCGACTACGTCGAAAGTTAA